The Mytilus edulis chromosome 5, xbMytEdul2.2, whole genome shotgun sequence genomic interval ttttgtaatcaatgaattttgtaaaagatttaatgactggagaatttcagaaaaggtatcaaaagtgcacatgaataataaatttagcgcttatctgtatattatgaacattcactatataaataaagtgtatttactttcaattataagttttctaatcgatccatggtggtcattgatatagtatacagaccctctctatttaataaactctgtgaccaccgtggatagtaaacttgaaaatgatagcagatagaattctgaaaatacaatttattcgtagtatatgtatattcaaagtatacagaaaaacgcaagccggaagtataatctgacttaaaattttgtccaatgacgggaaaatATCCGGATGCCCTATTTCTcgattttctcccaaaataactcaatctgaataatcatatgaatggatgtcaaatgcgactatgcactgtacctataggacacagaggcgtgttgattaatttattgtggaaagaagagaagcgacacccaaaatgaggtcttctcgtttaatagtatagatgtgacaaaaaataaccttttaaataactaaaatgcATCCaaggccaactttgcctgagggagttgaaaccttatttTGAACTTGGTTTAATGGGAAGACAAACCTCCTGCTTATATGGCAGTATTaaaaaaatcgttaaaataaCAACACTACAGCATAAACAAACGCAAGAACACTCAAAGAGAAAcgcacaaataaataatataataattgttACAACATATAAACCAAAGAAAAACAACGAACATCTTCAATTAACAACGACAGCAAAAGACATCACAAACAGTGACGTATTTTTGTAACGAATATACAATCCCGAAATTAATACCATTGTTTTCACAATACTTATCCaatcaattatcatgattatggacTAACACAATACTTTATccattgaaaatggaaattaacTCAACTATTCCGAAACAAAAACCAAACAATtctaatttgatatatttaggtcaactccacaggcacttgtctcagaatttttttcccatataccttaatataacacaaggtacttaattTGCATTTTCGAAAAATGTCAGGCGGTGACGAAATTCCGTTGTATTCCGCTTGTCAACCCCACAAAAACTTTGTAatatcgtaaatctaaattgatttatctttacaatggtgtataaAACGCCTACATTTGTTGTTGGAATCACccgtagcaatcctacccaagtatgtcaatcgtaataatTTTTCCAACCGCTGTAAATTTGGCAATAAACGTCTCgcagtaaatgattaattattaaaACTGTTTAGGAAAAAACTGTTATGTTTTGTCTGAATAGAACTTATCACCCAGATAGTAAACTTTTATAAGATACCGTGAAAAAAACCTAACAAGTCTTATTTGTGGTATGTCTAATAAGTTACGAGTTTCCTTTTTTAGATTCAAATTTTCCCGTGACGTCAATGTCATTCAGACTCTCTCTTGACTTTACGTATGAAAATGAAACAAGATCAGATAACTCCGAGAATCATTTGACTTTCCCATTAAATTCACCAATCGGCAACCGAGATATAAGTAGACGTGACGCGTTTATAGCCAAATCATCAGTGGTTGGCAAACTTATTACGATTGAAATACTTGGGTAGGATTTGCTACGAATGATTCTGACAACAAATGTAGGCATGTTATGcaccattgtaaagataaattaATTTAGATTTACGCTATAACAAGTGTTAGCGGGGTTGACAGCCCAGAAAGCGGCATACAACGGAATTTCGTCACCGTCTGACATTTTTCgaaaatgcaagttaagtaccttgtgttatattaaggtatataggaaaaaaattctgagacaagtgcctgtggtcaaATCACAGCTTTCAATAATATGCAGATTTCTAAGCGATATGCCAATCGCTAAAACAGACCCGTCTTTGTATTCCGTTTAAACCAAAATTAAACGAAATAACAAATATCACTGCAATTAACTGAAAAAAATCACTTCTACAATTAGTTGTTCTTAGTTTCTTAAACATTTCACCCATGTCAGCTAAATAATTTTTAGGCTATTAGTAGATTAGGTAGTCAGCATATGAAGCAGGAGTGTGACACTTTGAGAACCAAAACTCTTGACCAAAGTAATCGGGAGATAATGCTAGACATCAAGAATGCATATGATGAAATAAGAGAGTTAAAACATTCAGTAGAGATATTGAAAAAATCAAGTGAAGATACAGTACCTTGGAATGTTAGAGGTAAGTCTATTTGGTAAAAAATGCATAATGATTTGGTTCGATAGCATGTTATATTTGAAACTTTTGGAAATGATTATTGGCGGTATTTAAGGTTAAAGGTTAAGATTTCGAGGCTATggttcatataaaaaataattaaaccaaACACTAGGATGTGTATATCAAATACTAGTTAAAAAAACAGATAGTTTGAATAAGAAACATTCTTTAGTTGTATTTACCTCCTATCGGcctttttcaaaagtttaaaagtgaATCAACACAAGTGCAACAACAGTAACtccatgaaataaaaaaaaaccatacacaCAGAACATCATATGGTTTTAAATGAAAGACAAGCTAATATGCAAGATGTGATTTCCCCAATAATTAAATCAACAAGATATTGAACAGCGATTATCAAAAATCTGTCATCATATTTCCTCgagaacataaaacatttaaatgtaactTGAGACCCGACTTTCACGTTGAATAAATGGCTATTGAACACCTAAGATCTACAACAGTTACTAGACATAAGAAGATgatgtatgattgctaatgagacaactctctttaAAAGTCACTATTTGTAAAGGTATACTATAAACATTAtaagtacgatcttcaacacggagccttggttcacaccaaacagtaaTCTAAAACAAAACGGACCAAAAATGCCTGTgtaaaacgagaaacaagaatcacttatgaaccacatcaacaaacgacaaccactgaacacctGGTTActcacttatgaaccacatcatcaaacgacaaccactgaacacctGGTTActcacttatgaaccacatcaacaaacggcaaccactgaacacCTGGTTACTCACTAAGGACAGGTGCagacaaatgcagcgggtttaatcGTTTTAATATGGGTTAAATCCTTCACCCTTACATGAAACAAAAGTGTACATCACAAcacagaaagacacactataaagtataaattgaaatggcttaactcaatcaaatgcCAAGTTAACAAAACCAAGTGAACATACACTATACGAATAAATTTGGTCTAAGAcacaatgttaatacaaaatcaaGAAAATAAGGGATGATATGTTAAAACATATCAGAAAACAACCATTATCTTGGACAAAGTGTCGCCGATTGAAATATTGTACACaggtaaaagaaaataattttgttgtaaggtatacagtaatggagttctgaaatattttttacaaaataaatgactCTGTTGTTCAAATTAcgagaacagaagtgaaaatttagtCATACCAAACAATTATAAAAGCTGGTATACATAAAAAATGAAGAGAcgagatataaaacaaaaaaagtaaacataaaGGGAAAACatcattacaaattgtatcaagAGGTCAAATTATAACAAAAGTACAGTTTGGAAGTACTCGGAGTTACTCAAAGCTAggtaaaagcaacaaaaaaacacGATTAATAATAAAAGATCATGTATCAGAGACTAAAATTAActaaacacatcccagggatttagtattttaacgaaTTTCTACTTCGTCGACTTCGCCTTTATTTTTATTGTTGCATATAATACCAGTTCTATATGTACAATTtgtttgataaagaaaaaaagtacaaaaaccTTTACTTTTTCTTTACATAGAAATTTTTACCTGACAAAAGCAATATCACATTAACTGGTAGTAAATTCAAATGTATTCACTTACAAAATACTCTCAGAGGCTTTATTGACTTAAAAATATTAACTACTTAATAACGAATTTGAATTGGGGAATCTGACTGACCTTGGCATAGATCCTACACAGTTTCCTTTTTATCTTCCTACATAAGTAGTATAACATTAACACACCATAAGAGAAAATACTGtgataaaaatgcaaaattgaaTTACCAAACTTATCTCGTAATGCAAATTTCTATTTCGAAACAGGAAATATGTGTAAACTTTTTTCATTTacacttcttcttttttatcaaatttagcGTACAATTTTACACAATCACACGATATGCAAGTTTTATTCTCTATCCTGCTGACCATGTTTCACATGTAATAGTAAGTTTCATAgcaataaattttctttaaaaacaaatggCTAACATGTATCTTGCATTATGCATAAGAGGAGTAAAAGATAAATGTCAGTAAAAGGATATTCCATTTTTTACAGAGGGGAAAGattgagttataaaaataaaatttaaacttgattatgTTAAAGTTTTTATCGTGTTTTAGCACAAATAAAGCAGATACTTGAAGAATGGAAGACAAATGATCAGATGTATATAAACACCAACGGGGCAGAATATGCATTGAAATGTGTTAAGGAGAAGAGTTGTGTAACTATAACAGCAAGTTCTGGAGTAGGGAAGACAGCTACTCTCCGACATGTAGCTTTACAGATGGCAGATGAAGGATACGATGTTCTCTTCGTGAATGAACCAGGTGAAATTGTCAGGTTTTACAATCCAAAGCAGAAAACATTGTTTGTGATAGATGATTTATGTGGAAACTATTCGTTAAGCCAAATTGACATGAAAAGGTGGGAACCTGTGATGGAACGTTTAGAGAATATTCTCCAAAAACAAGAGACAAAGATCATTGTCGCATGTCGATTGCAGGTATACCAGGATAACAAGTTTGAATCTTTATCGTTATTTAAGTCATGTGTCTGTAACCTGTTATCAGAACTTTTGCGTTTGTCAAAGACTGAAAAACAATTAATAGCTGAGTTATATCTTGGAACAAAAGCTCCACAAGTTATTGGTTATTATGATTATCATGATTGTTTTCCCCTTATATGTAAATTGTACAATGACAAATCTGATATGAATATtacaaacttttttcaaaatccatTTTCAGTTTACGAAGAAGAGATTGAGAAGCTATCAAAAAAGGGGTACTATGCAAAATATGGTGCTTTGGCTTTATGTGTCATGTTTAACAACAgaataaatgaagaaatattgATAGACGATATAGACGACGACACAACATCCGTCATCGAACACACATGTGAGGCATGTAGACTTGACAAAGGGACATCAAGACTTATCTTGAAAGATGAACTCGATTCATTAATACATACGTATatcaaaaaagaacaaaatatctataaaagtATACATGACAAAGTATTTGACTTTCTTACTTTTCATTTCGGACAGAAAATAATCCAGTGTTTAATTAAGTATGCACATAAGAGGTTGATCTGTGAAAGATTTATATTAGAAAAACAAGATTCTGACCAGTTTATAATAGTTGTGCCTCCTAAGTTTCATCAAATGTACATACAAAGGTTGATTAACGACTGGTCAAAGGGAATAGTAAATGAAGTATTTTGTAATACCAATATGAATAGTTCACAGTTTAGGAAAAGATTTTTATGTTTTGTGAATGACCTGGATATATCCTACCAGAGACAATTAGCACATACCTGTGATGTGGAAAACCAAGATACAGCACTGTTACTATCTTGTTTTGATGGTGATATTCCTATGATTCAATGGTGTTTTAAACATAATGTTGATTGTAATCTATATAGAAATGATGAAACAACTCCTATGGAGATAGCTGTCCAACAaggacatacagaaatagtacGGGTGTTGTTAGACAGAGGAGTACATTAtgataaatgtaacaatgatggttTTTCACCTCTGATGACTGCTTGTAGCAATGGTTATACAGATATAGTCAATGTTTTGTTAGAAAAAGGAGCAGATTATAACAAATGTCACAATAATGGTTGGTCTCCTGTAACGATGGCCTGTggaaatgggcattcaaaaatagtaaaattgtttatagaCCATGGCGTTGATTATAACGAATTTGACATAAACCATTCTTCACCCCTAATGATTGCTTGTGACAATGGACACACAGAAATAGTACGGATGTTGTTAGCTACAGGTGTGGAGTATGTCAAATGCAATATTTATAATTGGTCACCTCTCATGTCTGCCTGTAAACTTGGATATACTGAAATAGTTGGGATGTTGTTAGAGCAAAGAATAGATTATGATAAATGTAACGAAAGTGATTGGTCACCTATTATGTTTGCTTGTGAAAACGGACACACAGAAATTGTACAGATGTTGCTTGACAAAGGAGCAGATTATGATAGATGTAACAATAATGAAAGTTCGCCTTTAATGTATGCTTGTAAAAATGGACATACAGAcatagtaaggatgttgttagatAAAGGAgctgattatgaaaaatgtgatAGAGATTCATTGTCACCATTAATGTTTGCCTGTAACAAAGATCACATAGAAATAGCTCGGATGTTTTCAGAGAGAACAGCGAGTTATGATATAAGTGGTTGGTCACTTTTAATGTATGCTTGCGACAAAGGACATACAGAAATTGTAATGATGCTGTTGGACAAAGGAgcagattttgataaatgtaacaaaGATGGTAGTTCCCCTTTAATGTTTGCCTGTAGAAatggacatacagaaatagtaagaaTGTTGTTGGATAGAGGAGCAGAATATGATAGATGTAACAATAATGCAAGCTCGCCTTTAATGTTTGCTTGTAAAACTGGAGATGCcgaaatagtaaggatgttgttagatAAAGGATCAGATTTTAATAATTGTGATAAACATGAGAGGTCACCTGTAATGTTTGCCTGTGATAATGGATTAACGAcaatagtaaggatgttgttagatAGAGGAGCAGATTATGAAAAATGTGATAAAGATGGTTGGACACCATTAATGTTTGCCTGTAACAAAGAACACATAGAAATAGCTCGGATTTTGTTAGACAGAAGAGCGAATTATGATAAAAGTGACAAATGTGGTTGGTCACATTTAATGTATGCTTGCGACAAAGGACATACAGAAATTGTAGTGATGCTGTTGGACAAAGGAGCAGATTGTGATAAATGTAACAAAGATGGTAGTTCACCGTTAATGTTTGCCTGTAAAAATGGACATACAGATATAGTAAGGTTGTTGTTGGAAGGAGGAGCAAATTAtgataaatgtaacaatgatgaACAGACACCTTTAATGTGGGCttgtaaaaaaagatatacagaAATAGTTAAAATGTTATTAGACAAGGGAGTAGATAataataaatgtaacaatgatggacAGTCACCTTTTATGTGGGCTTGTAAAAAAGGATTTACAGAAATAGTTGAAATGTTGTTTGACAAAGGAGTGgattataataaatgtaacaatgatggacAGTCACCTTTTATGTGCGCTTGTGAAAGTGGAAATAAAGAAATAGTTAAAATGTTGTTAGACAAAGGAGTAGATTATAATAGATGTGACAATGTTGGACAGTCACCTTTAAGGTGGGCTTGTGAAAAAGGATATACAGAATTAGTGAAAATGTTGTTAGACAAAGGAGtagattataataaatgtaacaatgatggacAGTCACCTTTCATGTGCGCTTGTGAACATGGATGTAAAGAAATAGTTAAAATGTTGTTAGACAAAGGAGTAGATTATGATAAATGTGACAATTATGGACAGTCACCTTTCATGTGCGCTTGTGAAAATGGATATTTAGAAATAGTTAAAatgttgttagacagaggagcAGATTATAATCAAAGTAACTTTCATGAATGGTCACCTTTAATATTTGCCTGTGCCATTGGACATACACAAATAGTTAAAATGATTTTAGACAAAGGAGGAGATTAtgataaatgtaacaatgatgaACAGACACCTTTAATGTTGGCTTGTAAAAAAGGATTTACAGAAATAGTCAAAATTTTGTTAGACAAAGGAGtagattataataaatgtaacaACGATGGACAGTCACCTTTTATGTGCGCTTACGAAAATGGATATAAAGAAATAGTTAAAATGTTGTTAGACAAAGGAGTAGATTATGATAAATGTGACTATGATGGACAGTCACCTTTTATGTGGGCTTGTGAACAGGGATATACAGAAATAGTTAAAATCTTGTTAGACAAAGGagtaaattataataaatgtgacaatgTTGGACAGCCACCTTTAATGTGGGCTTGTGAACAGGGATATACAGAAATAGTTAAAATGTTGTTAGACAAAGTAGTAGATTATAATGAATGTGACAATGATGGACAGTCACCTTTAATGTGGGCTTGTGTAAAAGGATATACAGAAATAGTTAAAATGTTGTTAGACAAAGGAGtagattataataaatgtgacaataATGGACAGTCACCTTTAATGTGGGCTTGTAAAAAAGGATATACAGAAATAGTTAAAATGTTGTTAGACAAAGGAGCAGATTAtgataaatgtaacaatgatggacAGTCACCCTTTATGCGTGCTTGTGCAAATAAACATAAAGAAATAGTTGAAATGTTGTTAGACAAAGGAGTAGATTATGATAAATGTGACAATGATGGACAGTCACCCTTTATGTGCGCTTGTGCAAATGCATATAAAGAAATAGTTAAAATTTTGTTAGACAgaggagcagattataataaatgtgacaataATGGATGGTCATCTTTAATATTTACCTGTGCCATTGGACATACACAAATAGTTAAAATGTTGTTAGACAAAGGAGCAGATTATGATAAATGTAACAATGCTGGAGAATCACCTTTAATGTGCGCTTTTGAATatggacatacagaaatagtTGAAATGCTGTTAGACAGAGGAGTTGATTATGAGATATGggacaaaaataaaaagacaccTTTAATGTGTGCGTGTGCCAATGGACACACAAAAGCAGTAAATATGTTGTTAGACAGGGGCGtagattataataaatgtaacaatTATGGACAGTCACCTTTTATGTGCGCTTATGAAAATGGATATAAAGAAATAGTTAAAATGTTGTTAGACAAAGGAGtagattataataaatgtaacaaatatggACAGTCACCTTTAATGTGCGCTTGTGTAAATGGATATATAGAAATAGTTAAAATGTTGTTAGACAAAGGAGTAGACTATGATAAATGTGACAAAAAGGGACAGTCACCTTTAATGTGCGCTTGTGTAAATGGATATCTAGAAATAGTGAAAatgttgttagacagaggagcAGATTATAATCAAAGTAACATTCATGAGTGGTCACCTTTAATATTTGCCTGTGCCATTGGACATACACAAATAGTTAAAATGTTGTTAGACAAAGGAGGAGATTAtgataaatgtaacaatgatgaACAGACACCTTTAATGTTGGCTTGTAAAGATGGATttacaaaaatagttaaaatgttgttagacaaaggagtagattataataaatgtaacaatTATGGACAGTCACCTTTTATGTGCGCTTATGAAAATGGATATAAAGAAATAGTTAAAATGTTGTTAGACAAAGGAGtagattataataaatgtgactATGATGGACAGTCACCTTTAATGTGCGCTTGTGaaaatag includes:
- the LOC139522657 gene encoding uncharacterized protein, with the protein product MVYKTPTFVVGITRSNPTQAISRLGSQHMKQECDTLRTKTLDQSNREIMLDIKNAYDEIRELKHSVEILKKSSEDTVPWNVRAQIKQILEEWKTNDQMYINTNGAEYALKCVKEKSCVTITASSGVGKTATLRHVALQMADEGYDVLFVNEPGEIVRFYNPKQKTLFVIDDLCGNYSLSQIDMKRWEPVMERLENILQKQETKIIVACRLQVYQDNKFESLSLFKSCVCNLLSELLRLSKTEKQLIAELYLGTKAPQVIGYYDYHDCFPLICKLYNDKSDMNITNFFQNPFSVYEEEIEKLSKKGYYAKYGALALCVMFNNRINEEILIDDIDDDTTSVIEHTCEACRLDKGTSRLILKDELDSLIHTYIKKEQNIYKSIHDKVFDFLTFHFGQKIIQCLIKYAHKRLICERFILEKQDSDQFIIVVPPKFHQMYIQRLINDWSKGIVNEVFCNTNMNSSQFRKRFLCFVNDLDISYQRQLAHTCDVENQDTALLLSCFDGDIPMIQWCFKHNVDCNLYRNDETTPMEIAVQQGHTEIVRVLLDRGVHYDKCNNDGFSPLMTACSNGYTDIVNVLLEKGADYNKCHNNGWSPVTMACGNGHSKIVKLFIDHGVDYNEFDINHSSPLMIACDNGHTEIVRMLLATGVEYVKCNIYNWSPLMSACKLGYTEIVGMLLEQRIDYDKCNESDWSPIMFACENGHTEIVQMLLDKGADYDRCNNNESSPLMYACKNGHTDIVRMLLDKGADYEKCDRDSLSPLIENSEL
- the LOC139522658 gene encoding serine/threonine-protein phosphatase 6 regulatory ankyrin repeat subunit B-like — translated: MMLLDKGADFDKCNKDGSSPLMFACRNGHTEIVRMLLDRGAEYDRCNNNASSPLMFACKTGDAEIVRMLLDKGSDFNNCDKHERSPVMFACDNGLTTIVRMLLDRGADYEKCDKDGWTPLMFACNKEHIEIARILLDRRANYDKSDKCGWSHLMYACDKGHTEIVVMLLDKGADCDKCNKDGSSPLMFACKNGHTDIVRLLLEGGANYDKCNNDEQTPLMWACKKRYTEIVKMLLDKGVDNNKCNNDGQSPFMWACKKGFTEIVEMLFDKGVDYNKCNNDGQSPFMCACESGNKEIVKMLLDKGVDYNRCDNVGQSPLRWACEKGYTELVKMLLDKGVDYNKCNNDGQSPFMCACEHGCKEIVKMLLDKGVDYDKCDNYGQSPFMCACENGYLEIVKMLLDRGADYNQSNFHEWSPLIFACAIGHTQIVKMILDKGGDYDKCNNDEQTPLMLACKKGFTEIVKILLDKGVDYNKCNNDGQSPFMCAYENGYKEIVKMLLDKGVDYDKCDYDGQSPFMWACEQGYTEIVKILLDKGVNYNKCDNVGQPPLMWACEQGYTEIVKMLLDKVVDYNECDNDGQSPLMWACVKGYTEIVKMLLDKGVDYNKCDNNGQSPLMWACKKGYTEIVKMLLDKGADYDKCNNDGQSPFMRACANKHKEIVEMLLDKGVDYDKCDNDGQSPFMCACANAYKEIVKILLDRGADYNKCDNNGWSSLIFTCAIGHTQIVKMLLDKGADYDKCNNAGESPLMCAFEYGHTEIVEMLLDRGVDYEIWDKNKKTPLMCACANGHTKAVNMLLDRGVDYNKCNNYGQSPFMCAYENGYKEIVKMLLDKGVDYNKCNKYGQSPLMCACVNGYIEIVKMLLDKGVDYDKCDKKGQSPLMCACVNGYLEIVKMLLDRGADYNQSNIHEWSPLIFACAIGHTQIVKMLLDKGGDYDKCNNDEQTPLMLACKDGFTKIVKMLLDKGVDYNKCNNYGQSPFMCAYENGYKEIVKMLLDKGVDYNKCDYDGQSPLMCACENRYKEIVKMLLDKGVDYNKCDYDGQSPLMCACENGYKEIVKMLLDKGVDYDKCNNDEQTPLMWACKKGFTQIVKMLLDKGVDYDKYDNYGQSPLMCACETGYIKIVKMLLDRGADYNKCDNDGQSPLMCACENGYIEIVKMLLDKGVDYDKCNNDGQSPFMCAFKKEYKEIVKMLLDKGVDYDKCDNDGQSPLMCACENGDIKIVKMLLERGANYNQSNIHEWSPLIFACAIGHTQIVKMLLDKGVDYDKCNNVGKSPLMFACENGCTEIVEMLLDRGVDYEIWDENEKTPLMCACANGHTKAVNMLLDRGVDYNKCNNDGQSPFVCVCTNGCTEIVKMLLDKGVDYNKCNNDGQSPLMCACENGYIEIVKMLLDKGVDYDKCDNDGQTLLMLACKKGFTKIVKMLLDKGVDYNKCNNYGQSPFMCAYENGYKEIVKMLLDKGVDYNKCDYDGQSPLMVACEN